One stretch of Qingrenia yutianensis DNA includes these proteins:
- a CDS encoding MFS transporter, protein MVSLLLAIIYLSFISLGLPDSLLGAGWPAMRPKLNVPVSYAGIISMLIALCTIISSLNSDRLTKKFGAGLVTAVSVGMTALAMLGFSFSRSFWILCVLALPYGLGAGSVDAALNNYVALHFSSKHMSWLHCMWGVGTIISPYIMGYALNGGLGWQSGYRIVSVMQIVLTVILFITLPLWKINKTQNTADEISEPKKALSLKEIFAIKGAKSVMITFFCYCAAEQTTMLWASSYLVNSGFSADAAAKFASMFFIGITLGRAASGFLTIKFTDTQMIRAGLVIMAAGIVSMILPLGNTASLVSLVLIGLGCAPIYPCIIHSTPTHFGADKSQAVIGVQMASAYAGTLAMPPIFGIIANKISVSLLPFYLLTILIIMAVMHETLVKTTSSHKIAPNVK, encoded by the coding sequence ATGGTAAGCCTTTTACTCGCAATAATATACCTTTCGTTTATAAGCCTCGGTCTGCCAGACTCACTTCTCGGCGCAGGCTGGCCCGCTATGCGTCCCAAGCTTAACGTTCCCGTATCGTATGCCGGAATTATCTCAATGCTTATAGCGCTCTGCACGATAATATCAAGCTTAAACAGCGACCGTTTGACAAAAAAATTCGGTGCGGGACTTGTAACCGCAGTCAGCGTCGGAATGACCGCTCTTGCGATGCTCGGATTTTCATTCAGCCGTTCGTTTTGGATTTTGTGCGTTCTCGCACTCCCCTACGGTCTGGGCGCAGGCAGTGTGGACGCGGCGCTCAACAACTATGTTGCACTTCATTTTTCAAGCAAGCATATGAGCTGGCTCCACTGTATGTGGGGCGTCGGCACAATTATAAGCCCGTACATAATGGGTTATGCGTTAAACGGCGGACTCGGATGGCAGTCGGGCTACCGCATTGTTTCGGTTATGCAGATTGTGCTCACCGTGATACTTTTCATAACACTTCCGCTTTGGAAAATCAACAAAACACAAAACACCGCCGACGAAATAAGCGAACCGAAAAAAGCGCTCTCGCTTAAAGAAATCTTCGCTATAAAAGGCGCAAAAAGCGTTATGATAACCTTTTTCTGCTACTGCGCGGCTGAACAGACAACAATGCTCTGGGCAAGCAGTTATCTTGTAAACAGCGGATTTTCAGCCGATGCGGCGGCAAAATTTGCAAGTATGTTTTTTATCGGAATAACTCTCGGACGTGCGGCAAGCGGATTTTTGACCATTAAATTTACCGATACGCAGATGATACGCGCAGGACTTGTGATTATGGCAGCAGGCATTGTATCAATGATTTTACCGCTCGGCAACACCGCTTCTTTGGTGTCGCTGGTACTTATCGGACTCGGCTGTGCGCCGATATATCCGTGCATAATCCACTCCACCCCCACCCATTTCGGTGCGGACAAATCGCAGGCTGTTATCGGCGTGCAAATGGCGAGCGCGTATGCGGGAACGCTTGCAATGCCTCCGATTTTCGGAATTATCGCAAATAAAATCAGCGTTTCGCTTTTGCCGTTTTATCTGCTTACAATTCTCATTATAATGGCAGTTATGCACGAGACACTTGTAAAAACGACATCATCACATAAAATTGCACCAAATGTTAAATAA
- a CDS encoding glycoside hydrolase family 30 protein: MNVTKYTTNDFGFLRPETVFSAGSECGAAQEIVAEKTPFNVCKGFGVALTGASCYMLAQMEKGERRKLLESIYGKDGLNLSVARLAIGSCDYSAEIYTYDDCPGDTELKHFSIERDRNYILPMIKEILEIRPDLYIFASPWSPPGWMKTGGFICGGYMRTKYIDVFADYVIKYLKAYGAEGIHISAVTPQNEPDVDQYGKFPACIWNPDQEAQYIFTLSEKLKKENMDVDIWFHDHNFNGWRRVNWMLEEYPKLTECCSSAAFHYYNGCIEMIDRIKKEHPEIRFQFTEGGPRLKDCFDTDWCKWSAMMVKALNHGCETFTGWNLMLDEEGRPNVGHCYCAGLVKMNRSTKELSYSGQYRAFSHLAHFTQNGAKIYRSAPSNEGWEMGAFRDMKFETVSCVAENPDGSRIIHVVNPNDEKHQYQYFYEGKWWYFDVMENSVATVVFKK; the protein is encoded by the coding sequence ATGAACGTCACAAAATACACAACCAACGATTTCGGCTTTTTGCGTCCCGAAACCGTATTTTCGGCAGGAAGCGAATGCGGTGCGGCACAGGAAATCGTTGCGGAAAAAACACCGTTCAACGTCTGCAAAGGCTTTGGCGTTGCATTAACGGGTGCGTCGTGCTATATGCTCGCGCAAATGGAAAAAGGCGAAAGGCGAAAGCTTCTTGAAAGCATTTACGGAAAGGACGGACTTAATTTAAGCGTTGCGCGTCTTGCAATCGGCTCGTGCGACTATTCCGCGGAAATTTATACATATGACGATTGCCCCGGCGATACCGAACTTAAACATTTTTCAATCGAGCGCGACAGAAACTATATTCTGCCGATGATAAAGGAAATTCTCGAAATCCGACCCGATTTGTATATTTTTGCGTCACCGTGGAGCCCTCCGGGCTGGATGAAAACCGGCGGTTTTATCTGCGGAGGATATATGCGCACAAAGTATATTGATGTTTTTGCCGATTACGTCATAAAATATCTTAAAGCGTACGGCGCGGAGGGCATACACATCAGCGCGGTTACACCGCAGAACGAGCCTGATGTTGACCAGTACGGCAAATTTCCCGCGTGCATATGGAATCCCGACCAGGAGGCACAGTATATTTTCACGCTTTCCGAAAAGCTTAAAAAAGAAAATATGGACGTCGATATTTGGTTCCACGACCATAATTTCAACGGCTGGCGCCGTGTAAACTGGATGCTTGAAGAATATCCCAAGCTTACCGAATGCTGTTCGTCGGCGGCGTTTCACTATTACAACGGCTGTATTGAGATGATTGACCGCATAAAAAAAGAACACCCCGAAATCCGTTTCCAGTTTACCGAGGGCGGACCGAGGCTTAAAGACTGCTTTGACACCGACTGGTGTAAGTGGAGCGCAATGATGGTAAAAGCGCTCAATCACGGCTGCGAAACCTTTACCGGCTGGAATTTGATGCTGGACGAGGAGGGCCGTCCGAATGTCGGTCACTGCTACTGCGCAGGTCTTGTCAAGATGAACAGGAGCACAAAGGAGCTTTCGTACAGCGGTCAGTACCGCGCGTTCAGCCACCTTGCGCACTTTACGCAAAACGGCGCGAAAATCTACCGCTCCGCACCGTCAAACGAGGGTTGGGAAATGGGAGCTTTCCGCGATATGAAGTTTGAAACTGTATCGTGTGTTGCCGAAAATCCCGACGGAAGCAGAATTATTCACGTTGTAAATCCGAATGACGAAAAGCACCAGTATCAGTATTTTTATGAGGGAAAATGGTGGTATTTCGACGTTATGGAAAACTCGGTTGCAACGGTTGTTTTTAAAAAATAG
- a CDS encoding Zn-dependent hydrolase, translated as MKKTFVTVMPNHIGAFLKASRCFAANDVNITRVSYNKAVDSHMLFIDAEGTKENLKSAGDELEKIGYLQCEENGKNVILLEFKLCDVPGSVTRILELISEFSFNISYISSQENGSDYQYFKMGIVAEEKEKMDEFLFNARKICDVRVIDYNHADKIYDNSIFYTHFVNELASLMQISANSREALLVNTNLAMQQLDESGVSPYRTFDSISRFCELLSKARGDDYAPRISTHRVSEKTDIILIEPPCGSNTAIICSEGKYLFVDTGYAYCKDEMNKIFKKLIPYFDSIEKSVFVTHADVDHCGLLSEFDTVYAGYDTAKCLAMEYENGVGYREQNPLHKPYIQICKILTSYESVNSEKIKVIGEKTTGSEPLMRAGTFDFGDLHFEIFQGGGGHLPGENVLIDYENHVVFSGDIFINMKDMIASQAQYNHYAPILMTSVDTDPELCAHERKALFARLGAGKWLIFGGHGGVKEYILNPM; from the coding sequence ATGAAAAAAACATTTGTTACGGTTATGCCCAATCATATCGGCGCATTTTTGAAAGCGAGCCGATGTTTTGCGGCGAATGATGTCAATATAACACGCGTAAGCTACAACAAAGCTGTGGACTCGCATATGCTTTTTATCGACGCGGAGGGGACAAAAGAAAACTTGAAATCGGCAGGGGACGAACTTGAAAAAATCGGCTATCTGCAATGCGAGGAAAACGGCAAAAACGTGATTTTGCTGGAGTTTAAGCTTTGCGACGTCCCGGGGAGCGTGACGCGGATACTGGAGCTTATAAGCGAATTCAGCTTTAACATTTCATACATAAGTTCACAGGAAAACGGCTCGGATTATCAGTATTTCAAAATGGGAATTGTTGCCGAGGAAAAAGAAAAAATGGACGAATTTCTTTTTAACGCGCGCAAAATCTGCGATGTTCGGGTTATCGACTACAACCACGCGGACAAAATTTATGACAACAGCATTTTTTACACGCATTTTGTCAACGAGCTTGCGTCGCTTATGCAGATTTCGGCAAATTCGCGCGAGGCGCTCTTGGTGAATACCAATCTTGCAATGCAGCAGCTCGACGAATCTGGCGTTTCCCCGTACCGTACCTTTGACAGCATAAGCAGATTTTGCGAGCTTTTGTCAAAGGCGAGGGGAGATGACTATGCACCGCGCATTTCCACGCACCGCGTGAGCGAAAAAACCGATATAATCCTCATTGAACCGCCGTGCGGGAGCAACACCGCGATTATTTGCAGTGAGGGAAAATATCTTTTTGTCGATACAGGTTATGCTTACTGCAAAGACGAAATGAACAAAATTTTCAAAAAGCTTATTCCCTATTTTGACAGTATCGAAAAAAGCGTTTTTGTCACGCACGCGGACGTTGACCACTGCGGACTTCTTTCCGAGTTTGACACCGTTTATGCAGGGTATGACACTGCAAAATGCCTTGCTATGGAATATGAAAACGGGGTAGGATACCGCGAGCAAAATCCGCTCCACAAGCCGTATATACAAATCTGCAAAATTTTGACGTCGTATGAGTCGGTAAATTCCGAAAAAATTAAGGTTATCGGCGAAAAAACGACGGGATCCGAACCGCTTATGCGTGCCGGAACATTTGATTTCGGCGACTTGCATTTTGAAATTTTTCAGGGCGGAGGCGGACATCTGCCGGGCGAAAATGTGTTGATTGACTACGAAAATCACGTTGTTTTCAGCGGTGACATTTTTATAAATATGAAAGATATGATTGCAAGCCAGGCACAGTATAATCACTATGCGCCGATACTTATGACGTCGGTTGATACCGACCCCGAACTGTGTGCGCACGAGCGAAAAGCGCTTTTTGCACGGCTCGGCGCAGGTAAATGGCTCATTTTCGGCGGTCACGGCGGAGTGAAAGAATATATTTTAAATCCGATGTAA
- a CDS encoding pyruvate formate lyase family protein, translating into MLTYADRLKAMRETKIRHTLEKKKQNGYTDLDDFGTVPITEGYEVKPWYNSSNGSFYGYDGMCENFCRVINAHEPYVDPMEMLCGRWRDMLVNYRGDVHYLPDWLKKKPKIMELMSSSTDQWSKRWDEQRFPYDELKPLQEKYNIQTGIDGDAHFACDYRIGFKLGFGGFLEKIEKYRKVNPDKKDFYDAEEKCVRAIIAFVDRHIKKIKEMIPNENRAEIKENLETMQKTCENIRLNAPKTFREACQWTAFFNCASRIYTRDGAGFQLDTLLLPYYENDVKNGILDDETAKFLIANLLLIDPHYYQISGVDENDKDMTNHLSYLILDAADSIDIACNLTVRVHENCDRNFLKKAVYYLLKNKNGWPRFCNDKALCEGYMKNGVDKKTARERIAVGCNWMCVPGKEFPMNDTVKINIAKVFEVALNEMRNEKEKSCKRLFEIYEKHLKIAIDTTAKGINLHLDHQWEVTPELIMNLMMENSIEYGEDISKCAKLYTIGVDGAGLAVVADSFGAMQTRIEEEKILTWDGLYRALDDNFANERTRLILNSAPKYCQGNTVSDKWAVALTKSWVKNIRAQKMPNGRQLVPGWFSWARTIEYGSKVGATPNGRRCGEPISHGANPNPHFRQDGAPTAQSNGIASVQCGYGNTAPLQIEFDPHVSADEKGVDTVLSLIEGHFKQGGTLININVLDGEKLMKANENPDEYPDLVVRVTGFTAYFASLSPEFRQLVVDRFLDNM; encoded by the coding sequence ATGCTTACGTACGCTGACAGATTAAAAGCAATGCGCGAAACGAAAATCCGTCACACGCTTGAAAAGAAAAAACAGAACGGTTATACCGACCTCGACGATTTCGGCACTGTACCGATTACCGAAGGGTATGAGGTAAAACCTTGGTACAACAGCTCAAACGGCAGTTTTTACGGCTATGACGGTATGTGTGAAAACTTTTGCCGTGTTATAAATGCGCACGAGCCGTATGTTGACCCTATGGAAATGCTTTGCGGAAGATGGCGTGATATGCTGGTGAATTACAGGGGTGACGTTCATTATCTTCCGGATTGGCTTAAGAAAAAGCCCAAAATTATGGAGCTTATGTCATCGTCAACCGACCAGTGGAGCAAAAGGTGGGACGAACAGCGTTTTCCGTATGACGAATTAAAACCGTTGCAGGAAAAGTATAATATTCAGACGGGAATTGACGGCGACGCACATTTCGCGTGCGACTACCGCATAGGCTTTAAGCTCGGTTTCGGCGGATTTTTGGAAAAGATAGAAAAATACAGAAAAGTAAATCCCGATAAAAAAGATTTTTATGACGCGGAGGAAAAATGCGTCCGCGCAATAATCGCATTTGTTGACCGTCATATTAAGAAAATCAAAGAAATGATACCGAATGAAAACCGCGCGGAGATTAAAGAAAACCTTGAAACAATGCAAAAAACGTGTGAAAATATCCGTCTTAATGCGCCGAAAACGTTCAGAGAGGCTTGCCAGTGGACTGCATTTTTCAACTGTGCGTCAAGAATTTACACCCGTGACGGCGCAGGCTTTCAGCTTGACACACTGCTTTTGCCGTATTACGAAAACGATGTCAAAAACGGCATTTTGGATGACGAAACGGCAAAGTTTTTAATTGCAAATCTGCTTTTAATCGACCCGCATTATTATCAGATTTCGGGCGTTGACGAGAACGATAAGGATATGACAAATCACCTTTCATATCTCATTCTTGACGCTGCCGACAGTATTGACATTGCGTGCAATTTAACCGTGCGCGTACACGAAAACTGCGACAGAAATTTTCTTAAAAAAGCGGTTTATTATCTTCTCAAAAACAAGAACGGCTGGCCGAGATTCTGCAATGACAAGGCGCTTTGCGAGGGATATATGAAAAACGGCGTTGACAAAAAAACCGCGCGTGAACGCATTGCGGTCGGGTGCAACTGGATGTGCGTTCCGGGCAAGGAATTTCCTATGAACGACACCGTAAAAATTAACATTGCAAAGGTTTTTGAGGTTGCGTTAAACGAGATGAGAAACGAAAAGGAAAAATCGTGCAAGCGCCTTTTTGAAATTTACGAGAAACATCTTAAAATTGCAATCGACACCACCGCAAAGGGAATAAATCTGCACCTTGACCACCAGTGGGAGGTAACACCCGAGCTGATTATGAACCTTATGATGGAAAATTCGATTGAGTACGGCGAGGACATATCAAAGTGCGCAAAGCTTTACACAATCGGCGTTGACGGCGCAGGACTTGCGGTTGTTGCAGACTCATTCGGGGCAATGCAGACGAGAATTGAGGAGGAAAAAATCCTTACTTGGGACGGGCTTTACAGGGCTCTTGATGATAACTTTGCAAACGAGCGAACGCGTCTTATATTAAACTCCGCGCCGAAATACTGTCAGGGAAACACGGTATCGGACAAATGGGCAGTGGCGCTTACAAAATCGTGGGTTAAAAACATACGCGCGCAAAAAATGCCAAACGGCAGACAGCTTGTTCCGGGCTGGTTTTCGTGGGCGAGAACCATTGAATACGGCTCAAAGGTGGGCGCAACTCCAAACGGCAGAAGATGCGGCGAACCGATTTCGCACGGCGCAAATCCCAATCCGCATTTCAGACAGGACGGTGCACCGACCGCGCAGTCGAACGGAATTGCGTCGGTGCAGTGCGGATACGGAAACACCGCGCCTTTGCAGATTGAGTTTGACCCTCACGTTTCGGCGGACGAAAAGGGCGTTGATACCGTTCTTTCGCTTATTGAGGGGCATTTCAAACAGGGCGGTACGCTTATAAACATAAACGTTCTCGACGGCGAAAAACTTATGAAAGCGAACGAAAACCCCGACGAATATCCCGATTTGGTTGTTCGTGTAACGGGTTTTACCGCGTATTTTGCCAGTCTTTCGCCCGAGTTCCGTCAGCTTGTTGTGGACAGATTTTTGGACAATATGTAA
- a CDS encoding glycyl-radical enzyme activating protein, whose protein sequence is MIKGLIADIQRASIHDGDGVRTTVFFKGCPLSCKWCHNPECISFEKEILYYPEKCIHCGMCDKGCFSGARVVCGKSMTADEVLSEIMLDVPYYGDTGGVTFSGGEPFAQGKFLNACIDKCKENGINCAVETSLMYFDEEIFKKLDFVMADLKIWNSDLHKKYTGAGNEKIIENFENLNKLNIPIIARTPVIPEINQGIDKISAFLKTLSNVRKYELLPYHPLGNSKRKALGQKADGFSVPSKEYMKELEKYAYVR, encoded by the coding sequence GTGATTAAAGGTTTGATTGCGGATATTCAAAGAGCGTCAATTCACGACGGGGACGGCGTGCGGACAACCGTATTTTTCAAAGGCTGTCCGCTTTCGTGCAAGTGGTGTCACAATCCCGAATGTATAAGCTTTGAAAAAGAGATTTTATACTATCCCGAAAAATGTATTCATTGCGGAATGTGTGACAAAGGCTGTTTTTCGGGCGCAAGAGTTGTGTGCGGAAAAAGTATGACCGCGGACGAAGTTTTGTCCGAAATTATGCTTGATGTGCCGTATTACGGCGACACAGGCGGTGTCACTTTTTCGGGCGGAGAACCCTTTGCGCAAGGAAAGTTTTTAAACGCGTGCATAGATAAATGCAAAGAAAACGGCATAAACTGCGCCGTTGAAACCTCGCTTATGTATTTTGACGAAGAAATTTTTAAAAAGCTTGATTTTGTTATGGCAGATTTAAAAATTTGGAACAGTGATTTGCACAAAAAATATACGGGTGCCGGAAATGAAAAGATTATAGAAAACTTTGAAAATCTTAATAAACTCAATATTCCGATTATCGCAAGGACTCCCGTTATACCCGAAATAAATCAGGGGATTGATAAAATATCCGCATTTTTAAAAACCTTATCAAATGTGAGAAAATATGAACTTTTGCCGTATCATCCGCTGGGAAATTCAAAGCGGAAAGCGCTCGGACAAAAAGCCGACGGTTTTAGCGTTCCGTCAAAAGAATATATGAAGGAGCTTGAAAAATATGCTTACGTACGCTGA
- a CDS encoding Gfo/Idh/MocA family protein, producing the protein MKLKAVIIGFSHMHVNEVALYISEQEDFELVGAADVKSSVDDIPPLRYTPKWNLENVRENYCKNIYDDYKQMLDELKPDIAFILTENCQKPEVVEECAKRGVNVSIEKPIAVRYDEAKKIEKSVEKYGIEAVVNWPVAYRPYLYKLKNVLDSGVIGKPIKLRYINGHTGPLGKGAKHRGVSSKAEEMTDVQRGKTWWHHLSHGGGVFLDIACYGCYFSDWFFGKGKSVISCGENLNTPFGDTEDNFAAVIKYDGAMSVVEGTWTTPRAVIPSGPMVLCTDGVVMCTGGAENSPDVKAFDIYGNELEIPGADLSAEFKNMPEMYAHHKKTGEDVFKMLTLSENMKIMTMLDAVIKSSKSGKEEKICD; encoded by the coding sequence GTGAAATTGAAAGCGGTAATAATAGGATTTTCGCATATGCACGTAAACGAGGTTGCGCTCTACATAAGCGAGCAGGAGGATTTTGAACTTGTCGGTGCGGCAGATGTAAAGTCGAGTGTTGATGATATTCCGCCCCTGCGCTACACCCCGAAGTGGAACCTTGAAAATGTGCGCGAAAACTACTGCAAAAACATTTATGACGACTATAAACAGATGCTCGACGAGTTAAAACCCGACATTGCGTTTATCCTCACCGAAAACTGCCAAAAACCCGAGGTTGTTGAGGAATGTGCAAAACGCGGTGTTAACGTGTCGATAGAAAAGCCCATTGCGGTAAGATATGACGAGGCGAAAAAAATTGAAAAAAGCGTTGAAAAATACGGCATTGAGGCGGTTGTAAACTGGCCCGTTGCGTACAGACCGTATTTATACAAGCTTAAAAATGTGCTGGACAGCGGTGTTATAGGAAAACCAATAAAGCTTCGCTACATCAACGGTCATACGGGTCCGCTCGGAAAGGGAGCAAAGCACAGGGGCGTGTCGTCAAAGGCGGAGGAAATGACAGATGTTCAGCGCGGGAAAACCTGGTGGCATCATCTTTCGCACGGAGGCGGTGTGTTTTTGGATATTGCCTGCTACGGCTGTTATTTTTCCGACTGGTTTTTCGGCAAAGGAAAATCGGTAATTTCGTGCGGTGAAAATTTAAACACCCCGTTCGGCGATACAGAGGATAATTTTGCCGCGGTGATAAAATACGACGGCGCTATGTCGGTTGTCGAGGGCACGTGGACGACTCCGCGCGCGGTTATTCCGTCGGGTCCTATGGTGCTTTGCACCGACGGTGTTGTTATGTGTACGGGCGGTGCGGAAAATTCACCCGATGTAAAAGCATTTGACATTTACGGAAACGAACTTGAAATTCCCGGCGCGGATTTAAGCGCGGAATTTAAGAATATGCCCGAAATGTATGCGCATCACAAAAAAACGGGTGAGGACGTTTTCAAAATGCTTACTCTTTCGGAAAATATGAAAATTATGACTATGCTGGACGCGGTGATAAAATCGTCAAAGAGCGGAAAAGAGGAAAAAATTTGTGATTAA
- a CDS encoding Gfo/Idh/MocA family protein, with translation MIKVCIISCGMIANSAHIPAYRTFGNDFFISAVSDINENSARETAKRHGIPNFYVNAEEMLEKEKPDLVSVCVPNCFHKEYTITALNAKANVLCEKPLAFRVSDAKEMFDTAKRNGKILMACQSMRFTPDRLAAKEYIDKNGLGNIYYGDFSRIRRRGIPYWGTFHMKKISCGGAFVDIGVHMLDALLWLMGNPEIESVNGTVMQNHKNELGSLTSSGALTGNVDSIRKFNPDEMDVEDFSCGTLKFKNGANVSFKVAWAANMPESSDIRLVGDRAGIDLPSGKIYFGGDGEEILKTEKLIYNSPFAGHIYIADNLRKVIKGEAEPIVKPEETINTARIIEMFYKSAEIKREVYAE, from the coding sequence GTGATTAAGGTTTGCATAATAAGCTGCGGAATGATTGCAAATTCCGCGCACATACCTGCATACAGAACCTTCGGCAACGACTTTTTCATATCGGCAGTGTCGGATATTAACGAAAATTCCGCGCGCGAAACCGCAAAACGCCACGGCATACCGAATTTTTACGTAAACGCCGAGGAAATGCTGGAAAAGGAAAAACCCGACCTTGTTTCGGTGTGCGTCCCGAACTGTTTTCATAAAGAATACACAATTACGGCGCTTAACGCAAAAGCAAACGTTTTGTGTGAAAAACCGCTTGCGTTCAGGGTTTCCGACGCAAAAGAAATGTTTGATACCGCAAAAAGAAACGGCAAAATTCTTATGGCTTGCCAGAGTATGCGCTTTACGCCCGACCGTCTTGCGGCAAAAGAATACATAGACAAAAACGGACTAGGCAACATTTATTACGGTGATTTTTCGCGCATAAGGCGCAGAGGTATTCCGTATTGGGGAACGTTCCATATGAAAAAGATAAGCTGCGGGGGCGCATTTGTCGACATCGGCGTGCATATGCTGGACGCGCTTTTGTGGCTTATGGGAAATCCCGAAATCGAGTCGGTAAACGGCACGGTTATGCAAAATCACAAAAACGAACTCGGTTCGCTTACATCAAGCGGTGCGCTCACGGGAAACGTTGACAGTATAAGAAAATTCAATCCCGATGAAATGGACGTTGAGGATTTTTCGTGTGGAACTCTTAAATTCAAAAACGGCGCAAACGTAAGTTTTAAAGTTGCATGGGCGGCAAATATGCCCGAAAGCTCGGACATTCGTCTTGTGGGCGACAGGGCAGGGATAGATTTGCCGAGCGGAAAAATTTATTTCGGCGGGGACGGCGAAGAAATTCTCAAAACAGAAAAGCTTATCTACAATTCGCCGTTTGCGGGGCATATTTACATTGCAGATAATCTGCGCAAGGTTATAAAAGGCGAAGCTGAACCGATTGTCAAACCCGAAGAAACCATAAACACGGCAAGAATAATTGAAATGTTCTATAAATCTGCGGAAATTAAAAGAGAGGTGTATGCAGAGTGA
- a CDS encoding TIM barrel protein, producing the protein MYNQSFGKLKISCCIDMMFSHLDFYDRIGAVKKCGIDTVEFWKWTNKDIDKVKNMLDENGMKLSIFNIDCTDENLSYDLSRGILNAGRADEFLSALNESIPVYKKLGASAMIVLIGENAPYCEENVLKCLNTAKPICEKENVTLIIEPLNDIDRKNYSMPYAKPVFELLRNVNSPNIKMLYDIYHQNMMGDFNIDEVKENIDLIGHFHVADSPGRHEPGTGNVDYVNILKEIGKTDYNGYIGLEYRATKNDGETFGFLKEADLL; encoded by the coding sequence ATGTATAATCAATCATTCGGAAAATTAAAAATAAGCTGTTGTATTGATATGATGTTTTCGCACCTTGATTTTTATGACAGAATAGGCGCGGTTAAAAAATGCGGAATCGACACGGTTGAATTTTGGAAGTGGACGAACAAGGACATTGACAAGGTTAAAAATATGCTTGACGAAAACGGTATGAAGCTTTCAATTTTCAACATTGACTGCACCGACGAAAATCTGTCGTATGATTTGTCGCGCGGAATATTAAACGCAGGCAGAGCGGACGAATTTTTGTCCGCGCTTAATGAGAGCATACCCGTATATAAAAAGCTCGGCGCGTCGGCTATGATTGTTTTAATCGGCGAAAATGCGCCGTACTGCGAGGAAAACGTGTTAAAATGCTTAAACACCGCAAAGCCGATTTGCGAAAAGGAAAACGTTACGCTGATAATCGAACCGCTCAACGACATTGACCGAAAAAACTATTCAATGCCGTATGCAAAGCCGGTTTTTGAGCTTTTGAGAAATGTGAACAGTCCGAATATAAAAATGCTTTATGACATTTATCATCAGAATATGATGGGCGATTTCAATATCGACGAGGTTAAGGAAAATATAGATTTAATCGGGCATTTTCACGTTGCCGACTCTCCAGGCAGGCACGAACCCGGCACGGGGAACGTTGACTATGTAAATATTCTTAAAGAAATCGGCAAAACGGATTATAACGGATATATCGGTCTTGAATACCGTGCAACCAAAAACGACGGCGAAACATTCGGATTTTTAAAGGAGGCGGATTTACTGTGA